CAAGGGGTTCTACCAGGGGTACGGCGAGAAGGCAGGGTTCAAGGCGCGCACGGGTTCCAACCGCCGCTCGGTTGGCACGGGCGCGATGATCATGCAGCGGTTCCTCTGCTGTAGAGGGAATTATGTGAATAGGAAGAGTAAAGCCGCCAAGGGtttggaggaggtggaggagggtgCCGCGGAAAAGGGAAAGGGAGAGGTTGGCCCCTGTAAGAAGAGGGGCCGCAAGCCTGGGAAGAAAAATGCACAGGCGCCGGAGGTGGAGATGGGCGGTGGAATAGCGTGCACAGAGATTGTGCAAGCCGTGCCTAGTAGGAGGAGTTCAAGGAGAGGTAGGGATGAAAATGATGTTGTCAGGATGGCTGTCGAGAATGTCATCGAACCTGAAGAACGAAATGATGAGGCGGTGGATGGTGCACGGAATGGTTCTGCCGGCGCCaatgatgaggaggaggaggatgaaatggaagaggaagtgggaacaaaggaaaagagagggaggggaaggCCAAGAAAGGCTGTTACAGAGGgcaatgccctgcaggcatgTGACCTTGGTGCCAGTGCATCACAGTGCAACAACGATGACAGGAAGAAGATACTTGATAAATATCTCTCGAAGCGACAAACCAGACCTGTCTCCGGCAGGCCTGCTAAGGTAAATTGCTTACACCTTGTTATTAGTTGTGATGGCGATGAAGGATATATCTCACATTGCAATGTTGTATATCATAATGCTGGAGTGCAGAGTAAGATGTATGTAGGCATCATTGATACTTGTTCATTTGAAAAAAGATAACTTAGGTACTTGAGATATCAATATTTGTGCCTACCCATTTTGTGTCTTTCTTCATCAAGGGAATGAAACTGATTTTCACATATGAAATATTTGTGCCACATTGCAATGACACAAAATGTCagtatatagatgcacaaAATCCTCAAAAAAGCTCTTCTCAAGTAAATAATTCCAAGTAGGGGAATGTGTACTCTGGTCCTAATTTCCGCTCAAGCTCAGTTTGCTCCCTTTGTTACCTGGAAGTCAGGAAGCACTGTTTGACCATGGATAAAATGGGTGTTAGTTTTCTTGTAAAACGTGAAAGCTGCCTATTCTGGCAAGCTGATAAAAGACACTCATGTTGCAAGCTCATTGACTATTCTAGCCCTCATTTGATGTGGGTAACGATGATTGCATGTAGCCATCCAGCACATGATAAACTTAAGGTGTGTGCATACACCATGTGACTCCACATTTCATTTTCTGTGATGAAACACAACAGAAGAAACCACAAGTCCTAGTATCCAAAGTAGAGGGGCATGAAGTAGCAGAATCATAAGTGCACTTTTTTGTTTCAAAGCATGTGTGCTGTGGTACATATGTCAAGACATAAACATGTGTTAGAATGTTGAAGTATCAAGGCAATGGGCATGTACCTACTAAAGTAATTGCACATATAATATTGTGTCATTGTGCTTAGTTTACTTTGTAAGTATTTGTGCTTGTCCTTTTTAGATTGTCTCGCGCCAAGCTTTGGCGGAAAGACGTAAGCGTGGTGTTGGCGGTAGATTTCTTGCAAGCGAAGGACTACCGGTAACTTTGCTTATATGTCACCTATATTTATTTATGAATGCTCAGTTTTATTGTGCTATACGGCTGTTAGCATTTTCCATTAAGTGGGTGGTTAGTCGGCCAGTGAAAGAGAAATGATAGCACACAGTTGGTGTCTAACTGTTTTCTCAGAGTCAGAAGTCACAAGTTACAACTCACTGAAACTTTTACACACTGGCACATAACTTGGCACCTTCTATATGGAAGATATGCTCTACTACTTCATCCGCATCTCCAGTTCCTGTTTCTGCTTAAATTTTAAACATTAGATTATCAACTATGTATGTGTACCCTGCATGATATATACTTGACTTCCCTGGGGCTGATTTCAATATACTCCCGTTCCTGAAAACAGGgtgcatattttgtttctcgCATACCAAGAAAGAGCAAAACCATGCGGTTTGTGACTGATTTACCCCTAATTAAACAAGCGAACTGTTCGGAACAAGTGCTACATGCAGAGAAGCCTAGGCGTTGTTGCAGCACACACAACGCATTATTAGCTGGTTGCGGTCCCACCACTATGCAAACTCCATCAATATGGGCAAAAGCTAGGCGTTGCATGCGCAGAAGCCCGGGCGTCTAATTAGGCATGCAGTTACCGATTTAATCCTCCGAGGTGAATAAATTAGGGTGTATTTTGTTCACATTGGGAGCAATAGGAGAAATGCGCCTTGTTTTTTGGAACAAACAGAGAAAAATTATGCGCCCTGTTTTCAGGAACGGAGGGGTTAGTTTTTGTAGCTCTTCTCGTCGGCCTTTACTGACCTAAGCttagtttggcattgctgaactgtgctgcgctgaacttattttataatctgctgtGAAGAAAAACACACGAAAGTAGagaaaagttggttagccaaacacaaaaatagtGAACAGTGGGTGAAAAAAAcgggattatgataatccaccgcaatgccaaacgGAGCCACTGTATCAGAACTCTTGGTGGTTTGTACTTACCTCCATGTTGCAACTCTTTTAGGCTGACTGGCATATTCTGATTTATTTTGACCTGTCGTTTCTTTGTATTGAGATCTCATGAATGTGGAAATCATTTGAATCAATAAGCATTGATTTGCTTCCAGTTCCatgtattaaaaaaattcaaccaAAGGCGAAGTCTTTCTGTGGCATTTATTTCATTATTCTTATTTGTTGTTCTTGTGGTTGCAGCCTTCACGGCAACTTTCAGAAAGGCGTTCAAAACGTCTTGAGAAGCAAAATcttaaagaagaagagaaggtaAGCTTAAATGCAAACTGCTTAATCACTATGATCTTTTTTTGCTCGTGCAAATGTTGCATACAAAGGAAATGATTGTTTGAGTTTTCTGTATCTTAACTTTGGTTAGTAACTTGAAAAGGGGGTAATAATTGCTGTGAGTTTTGCGCCATGTATTCCATATGAACTGCTGCCTTGTGTATTATTATGTTCAAGTCTCGCTGCTCACTAACACATTGTTTCCGCTTTGTCCAGCCTGAGAGCAAAAAAGATGAAATAACTGAAGCAGAAGCAGATCCAGAAACTGAAGTAGTTGCTGGGCCTGGAGGAGAGCCAAAAATTGGAATGGTTTTTGTGAATGAAGACAAGGCCTATGAATTTTATGTTAGCTATGCTGGATCTGCAGGGTTCAATGTCCGAAAAGGATGCTCTGACAAAACTGCGAATAATGTTATGAGATCTCGGGCATATGTATGTTCTAAAGAAGGATTCCGCCTTAAAAGTGTTACTGCCGAACAAAAGAAGCCTCGACCAGATGCAAGAACTGGCTGCCAAGCACACATGACTATTAAAATCACTACCAGCGGCAAATATGTAGTGACTGAGTATGTGGCCGATCATAATCATGATCTCGAAACTCCCTTGGTGGACATTCAGATTCTGAGATCACAGAAGTTATTAGCAAAGTTACAGCAGCCTCTGGATCTGCCGAAAGTTGTTTTGATACCTAATGATTATAAAAATTACATAAGGACAAGGAGCACAAAAGATATGCCATTGGGCGATGCTCAAGCGATTTGTGAATATTTGCAGAGGATGAAAGGCAAGAATCCATCTTTCTTTTATTCCATTCAAGTGGATGAAGACGACCAAATCAGAAATGTGTTCTGGTCGGATATTAAATCAATGATGGATTATAACTACTTTGGTGATGTACTATATGTTGACACAAGATATAGCACAGGTCATTATGGTAGGCCTTTGTTGCTTTTTATTGGTGTTAATCATCATAAGCAGCCAACCATATTTGGTACAGCATTTATTTACGATGAATCAGTCGAATCCTTCAAGTGGTTGTTTGAAACTTTCAAATCTGCCATGAGCGGAAAGCAGCCAAAAACAGTTTTGACTGACCACTCTCCGACGATAAGCGATGCAGTTGCTTCTGCTTGGCCAGGAACTACCCACCGCTTTTCACTGTTGCATTTATATCAAGATGCTACCAAGATATTAAGGGATACATTCCAAGGCTCAGAAACTTTTGCCCATGATTTTAGTAGATCTTTGTACAActatgaggaggaggaggacttcTTGTCTAACTGGGAAATCATTACGGGTAAGTACAATCTGAAGGATAATGAGTGGGTAAGTAAATTCTTTGAGAATAGAGAAAGATGGGCCTTGCCATTTGGGCGTGATACATTCTGCGCAGATATTGAAGCCACACTCCAATGTGATAACACAGAAGCCATCCTGGCAGATATTCTTAAAGCAGAAATAGATCTCCCATACTTCTTTAACAGTTACAATAAGTTTTTGGAGGATAAACGTCTAGCTGAACGACAAGCTGACTACCTTGGTGTTCAAATGACTCAGAGGGTAGCTCCTCTGCGGTTACTTTGGCAGGCTGCTAATACATATACTCCAGCACTGTTTGAGATGTTCAGATTAGAATATGAACTGATCGTGGCCTGCATGATTTATAGCTGCGGTGAGATTGGATCGATATCTGAGTATGAGGTAACTGTCAAAAACAGGCCACGGGTTCATCTTGTTAGATTTGACTCATCAGAATATAAGGTTATTTGTAGCTGCAAGAAGTTTGAATTTGTAGGTATCCTGTGTTGCCATATATTGAAAGTTCTCGAGATCAGAAATGTTAAAGAACTTCCACCACACTATATTTTGAAAAGATGGCGAAAGGATGCTCAGACTGAACCTCCAGGTTTTGCTGCTGTAGATGAAGATCCCAAGTTCTCAGTGTCTAAACGGTACAACTCCCTTTGTCGAACTTTATATAAAATtgcagcaaaggctgcagaaaACACTGAAGCTCATACATTTATGGAGAACCAATATGATCAGCTCCTGGAGCAAGTTGAGCTTATTTTGCAAGAAAAGTTGCATGACAAATCTTCTTTAAGCACTATCATGAAAAATCATCAGCAAAATTTGATTCAGAATGATGCCAGCAACAGTGAACCTCGCAGAGCAAGTgctaagaaaaggaaaaatgtaGAGATGCGGCGCCGGCAGCAAAGTCCTCTTGAATCAAGTAAGAAGCAAAAGGGCAGACAAGGTTTGTTCACCATTTAAGCTGCTTCATGCTGGTTTGAACATTATCAGTGTTTGATCTTGATTAAGCTGTTGCAGATCTTCTGGAGCCTGAGGAGTGTGAAGTCCCACTTAGGAATGAACCTTCCACAATACCAAATGACATTCCGAATCACCTGACAACTCCAACCAACCAGTTCCTTTCACCAAGCCATATAATGCAGGTAAAACTTATGTTCTCTTTATATTTTCCTAAAACCCCTGGTTTGGTGGACAGAGTGAAAGTGAAGGTGATGATAATTATAGTTTGCTGTTAAGGTAATTGAAGTATTAATAAATTATAGCTTCGTCAAACAGGTACCTTATGTTACACAGCAGTTTGGTCTTAATTCTCTTCAAGGATTTCCTGGCATATCTCCTTTTGGGCAGGTCATGATTATATTTTACTGCTTGAAGAAAGAATACTACTTCTGTACTTTACTCTCACTATTGTTTTGTCAATAGATGCAGGAACCATCACATGTTCATCTTCAGCAACCTCATCTACAACAATCACACTTTCTTAGTGGTCCTCAAATCCACCAGGTGATTGTACATTTATATAGCGATGCACTACTCTGTTTGCTTACAGCCATGTTTTCCTTCCCCAAGGGAGTTTACTCGACAGATTTCCTTAGCAGTTGCTATGGTAGGACACTAAGACTTTTAAGTGGTCATTGAGTTCATATCCACACATTGCCATCTAGAATCACTTTCCTCCATGGGAGATATTCATGTTGGTGTTAATACTCAGTCAAGTGACTGTAATCAAGATTACCCCCTGCGAACTCATGTGATAACTTTCGTGCTGACTAAATTTTCCGAGGAGGCAAAATGATACTCTATCAAAAAATATAAGGATATATCGTAATCTAAGAAATTCAAAAATATAAGAACAAATTCATCCTTGAGTTTCCATCACACTTCCCGCTCCCTGTGTTCTTGTTACTCATTGCCAAATTGACTCTTAATTGCACATCTACTCAATCTTGCACTGTGGTGGGCCTATTAGGAAATTTAATAGGGAATAAAATGACTTCAGCGCATTTTTTGGGAGAAATATTTCCTTTAGTTGCCTCAGattctcaaatttgtcatttttggatggagggagtaataactACTGTTCGTGGTGTTCTGGTGCAGGCTCCCCCTCCAGACATCCAGTCATTGCAATTTCTTAGCAGCAATCCTCAACTGGGCCACCAGACGACGGATAGCCAGTACACCATCCCAGTGTGGGATTTCTTGTGATGTACATTGTGATGTATGCCAGAATGTAGAAACTGTAAAATATTGTAGTTGTAAATTATGCAACGAAAATATTTCTTGCCCAGCTTGTTTATATCAGTGAAATGTGGGGGCATGGGCAAAACTTGGGCCCAACCTGACAAGCTGACCCAATTAACCTCGGTATTTATGACATGTGGCCTAACAGTGAGCAGGTAATTTATGTACTCTCTccggtcggaattacttgtcaaaatattacatgtatatagacgaTTTTtatacatagatacatccgtatttagacaaatttgagacaagtaatactgGTCGGAGGGAGTGTATCCATATTGTCAAAGCAACATGAACTCAGTTCAACAATTAGAGCATAAACAGGAAAGTTGAGCAACGCTATGCTTGTTGGCTTTGCTGAAAAAATCAGTCTATTGAGTACAAAAATTTAGTGATCAATTGGTAGACAACACAATCTTTCACGGGTATGTGTGACAGGTTAATGAGGAACCCGTATCTTCTATCCTGTGTTACCCCTGAAAGCCTGAAAGCCTGAAAGCCCTATCAAATACTCGTCTTCCACTACCACACAATGGAGGACGTATGACCAAGGGCAGTTTCTCAGGTGCTTAGCATTGCGTCGGACTTCTCACTAAGGTACTGCCGCCAGGTCTCGCCAGAGCCTTGTTCTTGATGCTGACGACCATCTGCAGAGCAAACATTCTTGGGTCCGTCGTAGTGGAGAATGTCCGCATTAGCATTTCCGCGCTTCCAGCTGGAAGGTAGCTTTAGATAATTGTCATAGAAGGCCAGAGTTATCGCCAACTGAATGCCATCCCTGAAAATGGATTTGCGAAATGACCAGAAATGGTGTTACTATACAGTAGCTGAATTTATATGATTTTTATaatgtactcactccgtctcaAACTGTCGTGGATTTGTACAagatcttatacaaattcgggacacttattttgggacggaggtgCCGATGGTGGATATTTTTGTTCAGAACACAATACGAGTCACTGACCTTGGATTAGCTAGGCTAAGGCCTGTGACCCACACCTTGATAGCGTCAATCGTATTTCTTTTGAGATTGCGTGGCTCCACCACAAGCACATCAATATCAAGTAAGCACGTGTCCTTGTTATAAGGTTCTGTAGATGCCAAACCTGTTGGAGCTGTCCTATGAACAGCATTTAGAACATCCATATTGGTGTAGTCGCCAACACGCTTGCTACAATCTTCAACAGCACCAATGGCATAAATGCCTAAATCAATGCGAGCAAGCTCTTCAATTTTGCCCTGGTGAGGAGATTGACATTTCACATAAGGGGCGGAGATTGATGTTTCAGAACTGGATATGCATACTTCAGTGTTCAAAAATTTCTATGGAGTTATATGCCTAATTTATCAAAGAACTTATCATGCCAATATTGTTCTGCTACAGATGCAGGTTTGATTTGTTGGTTGACTGATTAAAAGCATTAGCCACTCTGgcagaaaaaaattatgagatCAATGGTTGTTTGTCTGGAAGTTCCATGATATGTTGAGGCAAGTAGATAAGATATATGCATAGTACCTTTATGACTGAGTCTGCTGAGATATAAACATATCTCTTCTTTGAGGGTTGAGTTGTTGCGATAATGATTGACGATAATTCATTGTGGAATGACCAAAAAAAGTTTCCTTCTGGAGTGGCCACATTTAGCTTATCCTTGATTTGCTTTTGACTGAAGAGGTAACAAGTATGAGGATGCGACAAATCCAAAGAGAAATGAGCATTTTGGTTTGTTTGCTCACCTAGTAACAGTAATATTTGAATCAGGTAACACTGATTTTATCTTGTAGAAGGGCAATTTGTCATTGCCTCCTTCAGGTATCAGGAAATTGAAGTATACATCATGTGGTTCACTGTCAAACAAATAAGAAGAAACATATTGGCTATATAAGGCactgaaaaatacatgaaGCCACAATTGCGCCATTATAATATCATTTAGCAGTGCAATAAGCACACAAGTAAAACTATCCGGTATCAATTATCAAAAGGGTTTGTCAGTTTATCTTTTGCGGACACCATTGTTACATGGAAGTGTGAAATGATCATGATGATAAAACACTTATTAGGCCAATCGAAATTCTTCCATATCAGCTATAAAAAGTTCTGGTAGTTAAAGATCACAGTTATCATGCCAATTTCCTCGCAGTAAAATCAGTGAGATATACATGAAACAAAGAAACAGAACCTTGAGCTGGACAGGGTGGAGTTCGTCAGCACAGCAAGAGTACGAAGATCCAGACAGCTTATCCAAGAGAAGATCTCTATACGTCCAGATATATcctgcaggaaaaaaaaatacaagggTACTTCAAGAAAGCTAGTACCCTACATTTTCGATTTTTGGTAACCCAGACTAACTTGTAAATGAACCAAACCGTGGTCAGTTCAAACCAGTACCACCACTGGCGGAGTAGGCTATAAAATACAGTAAACCACTACACATAAGTTCGAATTTAACTCCTGTTGAGTTGATCGCACATTTGGCCTTCCCATATTATATATACTTCAAGAACCCGCGAAATGGAAACCGAATAGCATCCACTCAATTTTCCCCATCCGAGAAAAGGAGTGCACTCTACTGAGTGAAGCAGTTATAAACTGACTGGCACCAATAAAATGGCAATCCCAGTCATTTGAATGAATCTCATGCCAGCGATACCGTGGTTGTGGAGGTGAAATACGTTGAAGAAATCAATGGGCAGGGAATACAGCTCGAATCACACGCAGGGAACAGACATGGGGGAGAGCCCGGGGGTGGGACAGACAGACCGAGACGGGGCAGCAGAGAGCAGTAGCGTACCAAGGGGTGGCGCGTGGGGTCGAAGGGGACCCAGTTGCGGCCGGGGTCGGCGGGGTGGCGGAAGTGGGTGGCCGGCAGGAACTGGAGGCCCCCGAGcacgaggacggcggcgatggccaGCATCTGCATCCCCGgccacggccgcggcg
This is a stretch of genomic DNA from Brachypodium distachyon strain Bd21 chromosome 1, Brachypodium_distachyon_v3.0, whole genome shotgun sequence. It encodes these proteins:
- the LOC100841880 gene encoding uncharacterized protein LOC100841880, which encodes MEGLQRRPAAAAANARAQQPPPAIHCDVEPAPRPWPGMQMLAIAAVLVLGGLQFLPATHFRHPADPGRNWVPFDPTRHPLDISGRIEIFSWISCLDLRTLAVLTNSTLSSSSEPHDVYFNFLIPEGGNDKLPFYKIKSVLPDSNITVTSQKQIKDKLNVATPEGNFFWSFHNELSSIIIATTQPSKKRYVYISADSVIKGKIEELARIDLGIYAIGAVEDCSKRVGDYTNMDVLNAVHRTAPTGLASTEPYNKDTCLLDIDVLVVEPRNLKRNTIDAIKVWVTGLSLANPRDGIQLAITLAFYDNYLKLPSSWKRGNANADILHYDGPKNVCSADGRQHQEQGSGETWRQYLSEKSDAMLST